One genomic region from Salvia hispanica cultivar TCC Black 2014 chromosome 2, UniMelb_Shisp_WGS_1.0, whole genome shotgun sequence encodes:
- the LOC125207562 gene encoding C2 domain-containing protein At1g53590 isoform X1: MGSVLDSTLLHHVCIVLIVLWFLNSFNWCHPIAYFLSLIYLYLVHELYVMKLRKKMQFEEKRESDQRRLLTDSESLRWLNHAIEKIWSVCMEEIVSQKILLPIFPWFLKKYKPWTVKDVELQHLYLGRSPPRFTEIRVLHQSNGDDHLVLELGMNFRTADDMSAILGVKLRKRLGFGMHTKLHMLGMHVEGKVLVGVKFRRGWPFISRLRVCFSAPPYFQMTVKPLFTHGLDVTELPGIAGWIDNLLALVFEQTLVEPNMLVVDVEKFASPKPENWFSVDAKEPVAFVTVAVLEATEMIPSDLNGLADPYVKGQLGPYKFRTRTQKKTLSPKWHEEFKIPIFTWESDNMLHIEVRDKDHIFDDMMGDCCANINEYRDGQRFDLWLPLKNIKTGRLRLAITVNNLTGKVTESSPDEEDVGGDKGKDDACGDKRRASFADDSSYRGSFSSTISDKSPKVADRFDPIDVEGQLETGIWIHHPGREVTQVWEPRKGKKSKHREISRQIQGEGGDSVGGRISGQNESSSTDESSDSNKSRSGNPVKRGLKKIGSVFRRRDSDKMSSPRESEHPSQDNFNIRASNLKKGGVKLIIDDSLVSPPSTTPKGDEKEVHPPSSKTLKGDGRESLEEILPESPSHRNGKDMAKSILKHAGRSARELKHSLSRKIRKPKGDMPVDSDSTDNESLSSSVDSAVTDASLVVSSPAISPPAPASDDHSLKLKDNDQTENLPGGNYCQTGDRAVSAGDMVL; the protein is encoded by the exons ATGGGTAGTGTTCTCGACTCGACGCTGTTGCATCATGTGTGCATTGTGCTGATTGTGCTCTGGTTTCTGAATTCATTCAACTGGTGCCATCCAATTGCGTATTTCCTCTCTCTCATATACCTCTATTTG GttcatgaattatatgtgatgaaattgagaaaGAAGATGCAGTTTGAGGAGAAGAGAGAGTCCGATCAGAGACGG CTGCTTACAGATTCCGAGTCTCTTAGATGGTTAAATCATGCTATTGAGAAGATATGGTCCGTCTGCATGGAAGAGATTGTTTCTCAGAAAATTCTTCTTCCTATTTTCCCGTGGTTCTTGAAAAAGTACAAGCCTTGGACAGTG AAAGATGTCGAGCTTCAGCATCTTTACTTGGGAAGATCCCCTCCAAGGTTTACTGAAATCAGGGTTCTTCATCAATCCAATGGCGATGACCACTTG GTTCTTGAACTGGGTATGAATTTCCGTACTGCGGATGATATGAGCGCTATACTTGGTGTGAAACTAAGGAAGAGATTGGGTTTTGGAATGCATActaaattgcatatgttagGAATGCATGTTGAAGGAAAG GTATTGGTTGGAGTTAAGTTCCGGCGTGGATGGCCTTTTATTAGTCGCTTGCGTGTGTGCTTTTCTGCACCACCATATTTTCAGATGACTGTGAAGCCTCTATTCACTCATGGTCTTGATGTTACAGAACTTCCTGGGATAGCTGGCTGGATA GATAATCTTTTGGCCCTCGTCTTTGAACAAACTCTAGTGGAG CCTAATATGCTGGTGGTTGATGTTGAAAAATTTGCGTCACCTAAACCAG AAAATTGGTTCTCTGTTGACGCAAAGGAACCTGTAGCGTTTGTTACCGTGGCAGTTCTTGAAGCCACTGAAATGATCCCATCGGACTTAAACG GATTGGCTGATCCATATGTTAAAGGACAGTTGGGACCTTATAAATTTCGAACTAGGACTCAGAAGAAAACTTTGTCACCAAAATGGCATGAGGAATTCAAGATTCCTATCTTCACATGGGAATCAGATAACATGCTTCATATTGAAGTTCGTGATAAGGACCACATATTTGATGACATGATGGG AGATTGTTGCGCAAACATCAATGAATATCGGGATGGCCAGAGATTCGACTTGTGGTTACCTCTCAAGAATATAAAGACAGGAAGATTGCGTCTTGCTATAACCGTGAACAATTTAACTGGAAAG GTTACAGAGTCTTCACCCGATGAAGAAGATGTTGGTGGTGATAAAGGGAAAGATGATGCCTGTGGTGACAAAAGGAGAGCCTCCTTCGCGGATGACTCATCTTACAGAGGATCGTTCTCATCTACAATATCAGACAAATCCCCAAAAGTCGCAGATAGGTTTGACCCAATTGACGTTGAAGGGCAGTTGGAGACTGGGATTTGGATCCACCATCCAGGCAGAGAGGTCACACAAGTCTGGGAGCCGAGGAAGGGGAAGAAGAGCAAACATCGTGAAATTAGCAGACAAATTCAAGGAGAGGGTGGTGATTCAGTCGGTGGAAGGATTTCTGGTCAGAACGAGAGCAGCAGCACTGATGAGAGCTCGGATTCTAACAAGTCGCGTTCAGGTAATCCGGTCAAGAGGGGTTTAAAAAAGATCGGTTCAGTATTCAGACGCAGAGATTCTGACAAGATGAGCTCGCCTAGAGAATCCGAACACCCCTCCCAAGATAATTTCAACATCAGGGCATCTAACCTCAAGAAAGGGGGTGTCAAGTTGATAATAGACGACTCCCTCGTGTCCCCACCTTCCACGACTCCTAAAGGTGATGAGAAAGAGGTGCACCCTCCGTCATCCAAGACTCTGAAAGGCGATGGCAGAGAGTCGCTTGAAGAAATCCTTCCAGAGAGCCCCAGCCATAGGAACGGCAAGGACATGGCTAAGAGCATTTTAAAACACGCTGGAAGATCTGCTCGCGAGTTGAAGCACTCATTATCTAGGAAAATAAGAAAGCCGAAGGGCGATATGCCAGTAGATTCGGATTCCACAGATAATGAGTCGCTTTCATCATCCGTAGATTCTGCAGTTACAGATGCCAGTTTGGTCGTTTCAAGTCCAGCCATTTCGCCTCCAGCGCCGGCTTCAGATGATCACTCGTTGAAGTTGAAGGACAATGATCAGACGGAAAACCTGCCCGGTGGAAACTATTGCCAGACCGGTGATAGAGCAGTTTCGGCCGGTGACATGGTTTTGTAA
- the LOC125207562 gene encoding C2 domain-containing protein At1g53590 isoform X2, with product MGSVLDSTLLHHVCIVLIVLWFLNSFNWCHPIAYFLSLIYLYLVHELYVMKLRKKMQFEEKRESDQRRKDVELQHLYLGRSPPRFTEIRVLHQSNGDDHLVLELGMNFRTADDMSAILGVKLRKRLGFGMHTKLHMLGMHVEGKVLVGVKFRRGWPFISRLRVCFSAPPYFQMTVKPLFTHGLDVTELPGIAGWIDNLLALVFEQTLVEPNMLVVDVEKFASPKPENWFSVDAKEPVAFVTVAVLEATEMIPSDLNGLADPYVKGQLGPYKFRTRTQKKTLSPKWHEEFKIPIFTWESDNMLHIEVRDKDHIFDDMMGDCCANINEYRDGQRFDLWLPLKNIKTGRLRLAITVNNLTGKVTESSPDEEDVGGDKGKDDACGDKRRASFADDSSYRGSFSSTISDKSPKVADRFDPIDVEGQLETGIWIHHPGREVTQVWEPRKGKKSKHREISRQIQGEGGDSVGGRISGQNESSSTDESSDSNKSRSGNPVKRGLKKIGSVFRRRDSDKMSSPRESEHPSQDNFNIRASNLKKGGVKLIIDDSLVSPPSTTPKGDEKEVHPPSSKTLKGDGRESLEEILPESPSHRNGKDMAKSILKHAGRSARELKHSLSRKIRKPKGDMPVDSDSTDNESLSSSVDSAVTDASLVVSSPAISPPAPASDDHSLKLKDNDQTENLPGGNYCQTGDRAVSAGDMVL from the exons ATGGGTAGTGTTCTCGACTCGACGCTGTTGCATCATGTGTGCATTGTGCTGATTGTGCTCTGGTTTCTGAATTCATTCAACTGGTGCCATCCAATTGCGTATTTCCTCTCTCTCATATACCTCTATTTG GttcatgaattatatgtgatgaaattgagaaaGAAGATGCAGTTTGAGGAGAAGAGAGAGTCCGATCAGAGACGG AAAGATGTCGAGCTTCAGCATCTTTACTTGGGAAGATCCCCTCCAAGGTTTACTGAAATCAGGGTTCTTCATCAATCCAATGGCGATGACCACTTG GTTCTTGAACTGGGTATGAATTTCCGTACTGCGGATGATATGAGCGCTATACTTGGTGTGAAACTAAGGAAGAGATTGGGTTTTGGAATGCATActaaattgcatatgttagGAATGCATGTTGAAGGAAAG GTATTGGTTGGAGTTAAGTTCCGGCGTGGATGGCCTTTTATTAGTCGCTTGCGTGTGTGCTTTTCTGCACCACCATATTTTCAGATGACTGTGAAGCCTCTATTCACTCATGGTCTTGATGTTACAGAACTTCCTGGGATAGCTGGCTGGATA GATAATCTTTTGGCCCTCGTCTTTGAACAAACTCTAGTGGAG CCTAATATGCTGGTGGTTGATGTTGAAAAATTTGCGTCACCTAAACCAG AAAATTGGTTCTCTGTTGACGCAAAGGAACCTGTAGCGTTTGTTACCGTGGCAGTTCTTGAAGCCACTGAAATGATCCCATCGGACTTAAACG GATTGGCTGATCCATATGTTAAAGGACAGTTGGGACCTTATAAATTTCGAACTAGGACTCAGAAGAAAACTTTGTCACCAAAATGGCATGAGGAATTCAAGATTCCTATCTTCACATGGGAATCAGATAACATGCTTCATATTGAAGTTCGTGATAAGGACCACATATTTGATGACATGATGGG AGATTGTTGCGCAAACATCAATGAATATCGGGATGGCCAGAGATTCGACTTGTGGTTACCTCTCAAGAATATAAAGACAGGAAGATTGCGTCTTGCTATAACCGTGAACAATTTAACTGGAAAG GTTACAGAGTCTTCACCCGATGAAGAAGATGTTGGTGGTGATAAAGGGAAAGATGATGCCTGTGGTGACAAAAGGAGAGCCTCCTTCGCGGATGACTCATCTTACAGAGGATCGTTCTCATCTACAATATCAGACAAATCCCCAAAAGTCGCAGATAGGTTTGACCCAATTGACGTTGAAGGGCAGTTGGAGACTGGGATTTGGATCCACCATCCAGGCAGAGAGGTCACACAAGTCTGGGAGCCGAGGAAGGGGAAGAAGAGCAAACATCGTGAAATTAGCAGACAAATTCAAGGAGAGGGTGGTGATTCAGTCGGTGGAAGGATTTCTGGTCAGAACGAGAGCAGCAGCACTGATGAGAGCTCGGATTCTAACAAGTCGCGTTCAGGTAATCCGGTCAAGAGGGGTTTAAAAAAGATCGGTTCAGTATTCAGACGCAGAGATTCTGACAAGATGAGCTCGCCTAGAGAATCCGAACACCCCTCCCAAGATAATTTCAACATCAGGGCATCTAACCTCAAGAAAGGGGGTGTCAAGTTGATAATAGACGACTCCCTCGTGTCCCCACCTTCCACGACTCCTAAAGGTGATGAGAAAGAGGTGCACCCTCCGTCATCCAAGACTCTGAAAGGCGATGGCAGAGAGTCGCTTGAAGAAATCCTTCCAGAGAGCCCCAGCCATAGGAACGGCAAGGACATGGCTAAGAGCATTTTAAAACACGCTGGAAGATCTGCTCGCGAGTTGAAGCACTCATTATCTAGGAAAATAAGAAAGCCGAAGGGCGATATGCCAGTAGATTCGGATTCCACAGATAATGAGTCGCTTTCATCATCCGTAGATTCTGCAGTTACAGATGCCAGTTTGGTCGTTTCAAGTCCAGCCATTTCGCCTCCAGCGCCGGCTTCAGATGATCACTCGTTGAAGTTGAAGGACAATGATCAGACGGAAAACCTGCCCGGTGGAAACTATTGCCAGACCGGTGATAGAGCAGTTTCGGCCGGTGACATGGTTTTGTAA